In a genomic window of Streptomyces roseoviridis:
- a CDS encoding AAA family ATPase — MPLVHVMTGLPASGKTTAARALQERSEGRMRRVNLDDLRTMLDLPGGDRSHAHEQTVLGIQDVAVRAAVDDGFDVVVDNTHLTPHIPRRLKAALAGREATFVVHDFTGVPVDECVRRDAARARPVGEEIIRILADKHAKATRGGWRLTDDWLNDRPAATPYVPDTALPSAVLCDIDGTLALRGDRGPYDFSRCDLDVLNVPVRDALRAFRGSHRDRIVLLSGRSEDHREMTEAWLERYAVPYDELWMRPSGDGRSDDLVKAELFDAHVRHRYAVRVSLDDRDRVVAVWRRMGLPTWQVNYGNF; from the coding sequence GTGCCCCTGGTCCACGTCATGACCGGACTGCCGGCCTCCGGCAAGACGACCGCAGCGCGCGCCCTCCAGGAGCGGTCCGAGGGCCGGATGCGCCGCGTCAACCTCGACGACCTGCGCACCATGCTCGACCTGCCCGGCGGCGACCGCTCGCACGCCCACGAGCAGACCGTCCTCGGCATCCAGGACGTCGCCGTCCGCGCCGCCGTCGACGACGGCTTCGACGTCGTCGTCGACAACACCCACCTCACCCCGCACATCCCGCGGCGGCTCAAGGCCGCCCTCGCCGGCCGCGAGGCCACCTTCGTCGTGCACGACTTCACCGGCGTGCCCGTCGACGAGTGCGTCCGCCGCGACGCCGCCCGCGCGCGGCCCGTCGGCGAGGAGATCATCCGCATCCTCGCCGACAAGCACGCCAAGGCCACCCGGGGCGGCTGGCGGCTCACCGACGACTGGCTCAACGACCGACCCGCCGCCACCCCCTACGTGCCCGACACCGCGCTTCCCTCCGCCGTCCTCTGCGACATCGACGGCACCCTCGCCCTGCGCGGCGACCGCGGGCCGTACGACTTCAGCCGGTGCGACCTCGACGTCCTCAACGTCCCCGTCCGCGACGCCCTGCGCGCCTTCCGCGGCTCCCACCGGGACCGGATCGTGCTGCTCTCCGGCCGCAGCGAGGACCACCGGGAGATGACGGAGGCGTGGCTGGAGCGGTACGCGGTCCCGTACGACGAGCTGTGGATGCGGCCCTCCGGCGACGGCCGCTCCGACGACCTCGTCAAGGCCGAGCTCTTCGACGCGCACGTCCGCCACCGCTACGCGGTCCGCGTCTCCCTCGACGACCGGGACCGGGTCGTCGCCGTCTGGCGCCGGATGGGCCTGCCGACCTGGCAGGTCAACTACGGCAACTTCTAG